GGATAGCTTGGGCACTGTTGAACGGACCCAGGATTCTGAAGGCTCCTTCAAATTGGAGGATCCTACGGAGGTGACCCCAGGATTAAGCTTCTTTAATCCCGTCTGTGCCACCCCCAATAGCAAGGTAGGTGGGCTAAAAGGCAGGCATTGGAAAACTGGATTAGCATCCTTCTCTGCGTTATCTATGACGGACCAGTAGAAGAGAGGCAGGTGGAGTAAAGGTGTAATCAGCTTGCTGGGAACTAGGGGTCGCACATAGACTAGAGTCTGGTTTTTTTCCATGGAATGATCTTAAAGAATACCTCATACTACTGGGAGTATGTCGAGCATCTATAGCAGCTCGGCTGGGCTGAGCTTCTGCCCCTTTCTAAAGCCTATTCATACCTGTCTCTGTCCCTCCTAGATCCTGAAAGAGATGTGCGACGTGGAGCAGGTGCCGTCAAAGAAGActcccccagctccctcccttTTTGACCTCCCAGAGTTGAAACATGTAGCAACAGAATACCAAGAAAATAAGGctccagggaagaaaaagaaacgagcTCTGGCCAGCAACACCAGCTTCTTCTCTGGCTGCTCCCCTATCGAAGAAGAGGCCCACTGAAGTTGGAGTCATCATCTCTACCCTCAGTCTGGCTTGGGAGATCTTTCAGGTTGCAGCCAGAAGGGGTTTTTAAATGACTTCTCTGGATTTCAGGTTTCTTGCtgttgaaaaaaggaaaaaagtgttaCTGAAAAGAAGGTAACCTTTGTTGGATGTTGGCCCTCAGCCTCCAGCTCCAGACTACTACTCGCTGTTCTCCAGAAGGGTGCCAAACCACCTACTGAAGAGAGAACCAACTGACTTTCCTAATGACTCATCAGGAACCAGTCCTCAAAATCATCAAGTTATTTCTTATTTGTGAGCAGTTCAGGCTATCTCATGACGGGGATGAGGCCAAGGCTTTCTTATCTTTTGGTTGTCTCTGCTTAACGGAGGAGCCTGGCCTAGGACGGAGGCCTGGTTTAGATCTTTCATTCCACCTCAGGAATGGGGTTGTGATCTGTACTGTCCTGACCCTCTCTGAATTGTGTTTCAATAGTACTCTCGATTGTCTTCCATGTTGTTGaagtaaatgaattatttttaaatgttaagtaagtaaataaaccTTAGCCCATCTACTGTTCGGGAAGATCCTTCTGTGctagagggagaaataaaatttcaacctGTGTTCCTGAGCCCCTGAGGAAGCTATTAAGGGGATTCATTACAAGTACCTGAGCCTCCCTGACTTATTGTAGCCGCCCTCTTTCCCAGAAGGTAGTGTGGAGTGTGACATGTCTTTATGTTGCTCTGCTACCCTAAGAAATCAGAATCACGTTAGCAAGGCCAGTGGCCTGACCTCCACTGTAGAACCTGCCTGGCTTCCAGATTTGGGAGGAAGAAACCACGTTTACTAACCATCTCCATGTTCTTGCCacaattttatttgttcttcacacacacacacaaaaaggtcaACAGATAGATGTCCTTATTTTGCATTTGAGGAAACTGGGGtacaaagaagttaagtaacttacccagaGTCACAAAGTTAGTGAGCTAGGGCCCGAATGCAGAGCTACCATCCAAGCTTCACTCTAGCCAACTCTCTAGAGTGCCAGCAGCGGCCACTTCTAATGCCCTGCAGCCTGATTTCTTAGTGCAGGAGGGGCATTGCACCATACTGCTGTCCAGTCCCAGGACAGAACGGCACTGGCTCCTTGCATTCTCCTTTGAAAGATGCTTATGCCTTACAATGTATCAGGTTCTCCATCTCTGCTTAAAGCTAAAAGGGGGCCAGCCCTGGAATACCATACACAGGCTGCTGACTGGCCTTGTCTTCTGAGGTGCTCACAAGCCCTGCGCTTCATATCTATGCATTCTGAATTCCAAAACCCTTCTCCCAAAGAAAGCTCCCAAACCATCCCCAAAAACTCAAAAGCCAAGACTCCTCTAGAATCCACCAGAGCCCAAGCAAAAGAAATTGAGCAACAGTCTGCCTAGAATGAAGCCTGCAATGGACTAGGTGACCTGCTGGTCCTCCCTGGCCTCCTGCCAGCAAGCAGCCCTGCTTCTCTTTGCATTTTAATGCCGAGGGAGCAAAGGAGCCTCTGCCATTGCCAACTAGAGCCTCTGGACACAATGGGAAGGCTGAGTGGGAGGGGGGCCAGCTCTTGGCATAAGAGAGCCAGTCTTCCTTCTCACTGTTTGAAAGCCAGTGTGTGGCGGGGGAGGGGTAAGCAGACTTATCCCCAGAGAAAACATCCTTTCCTACCAACACTGCACTAATAGCCCCCAGACCTCGAGTCACCGCATCAGGCATAATGTAGAGGGAGAGGTCAATCAAGCCAGCCCCTGGCCCCCATCCCACCCAGACCCCTGTGCTTTAGCACTAAGCAAACTCTATAGCATGCTAACCAGCCCTTCCCCGCTGATGCTATAGTAACAGCATCTTTTGTATGTGTTCATCTTCCAAAAGCCTGTGACCCCAATATACACTACACTCCTCAAAGGATTCTTGGAAAGAGACTCATATGCCTTAGGGACAAGGCAGCAGAAATGACACAAGTCCTGAATGAGCATCTCCTGTCAGGTGATGAGGGAAGACGGGAGAACTACTAGTGTCACCCAGGATCCACAAGGCCCATGGGGACCTCTGGTCCAGAAACAGGGCAACTTGCTGTCCAGAGTTCAGGAAGTAGCTTGTagcttctgttgcccaggctggagtgcagtagcacaatctcaactcactgaagcctcgacctcccgggctcaagcaatcttcccacatcagcctcccaagtagctgggattataggtgcacacccccatgcctggctaatttttgtattttttcaccatgttggccaggctggtcttgaactcctgacctcaggtgatccacccacctcggcctcccaaagtgctgggattacaggtgtgagacaccgctcCAGGCTGCAGCTTCTTATACATGCACCTTGCTGAATTAGAAGTAGGAGCTCAAGAGGGGAGGGGGCCTAATGAATCAAGGCTGTATTCCCAGGGAGCTTGAGACTTGATGTTAgacttacacacacatacatacacacacacacacacacacacacacacacacacacacacacacgcctttCCAGTGGGCTGGCTGGGCCTCTTCTCCTCACTGCCAAGCTGCAAAGTTGTGTGGTCACCTCCCCCCCAGCTTCCCGCCAGCCTGTGCCCTCAGCCCTCGCCTCCCTGAGCCAGGACAAAGCCCCGGCAGTGACTGGGAGGGGAACaggaggagggacagagggatGGGAAAGGCTGCACAAAGGAATTCCTCACCCCAAGCCCCCTGACCGCCAGCAAGTAAAGAAGCAGatttgctctccctcccccttcctgccTTCCATCTTCCCACCCGGGCTGTGCCCAGGCCACAGAGCAGCTGCAGGCCTAGGGAGAGGACCCACACAGCCTCCTGTAGGTGGCAACAGTGCCACCTGTTTGACTCATAGGGCTGAACCGACGACTGAAAAAGGGAGGAGGCACACCACTCGGAGAGGAGCTGGGAAGCAGTGCAGAGAGCAGAGTGGAGCGGAGCTGCCACTGAGCAAAGGTGTGAGGGCTCGGGAAGGCTGGGGGGCTACAGATGGGAGCTGTGGAGCAGAGACCAGCTCCATCCCGCTGGGCTTGGACCGGGGGATTGAATGGCACCCCTGTCAGCTCCCCTACTTGGGGTTTTCAGGCTGCTCAGACCCTGATCCCATCCTACAGACAGCTCCTGAAGGGAGGGGACTCTGGAAGGCAGTGTCTGGGGCACAGGGGTAGGACCCCAGGGGAGGCAAGAGCTTAGGGCAGGCTATCAAACCAGCTCCAAGATGGGCAGAGGCAAGGGCTTCCCTTTGGGTTGGCTTTTTACTGGGAAGGGTCTCAGAGAGGGGAGAGATTTCCTTCCCCCAGCTCCAGCTCCTCACCCCTACCCTAACCCTCCTTTCCCAAGGCAGCATAAAGAGGGCAGTTCAGAAGCAGCCACACCTTCCTCCTTACCGGACCCAGCCACTGTGCACCCCTCTAAGACTCCATAGCCTCTGGGGAGCTCGGAGGACAAGGGGTCCTGTCCCTCAgcccacatgcacacatgctcacacacttTGGGTGTATCCAGGGGCTCCTTTACATACTCAAAGTCACCTGAAATCGTATTGTACCGACAGCCAGTTGTGCAAACACAAGTACAAATGCTGACACAAATCGCACACCCTCTCGTGTAGAATCAGTCACATACCCAGCCAAGTCTGGGGATCAGCTCAGTCAGCCAAACCCAGAAGCATAAGGTACAGGGGTCCCCTGCCCCAAGACAACCACACCCCGCATTCACACCTTTGCCCTGCGTTTGTTGTACTTTGACCAAAGCTAACTTAGAGGGTGGGGCTCCTGAAGGCGGGTCTGGGCTTCtggttggggtggggggatgaCTGGGCAGGAAAGGGCAGGACTTGAGGGGGAGgctttgtattttgaaaatccaAAGATTCCTTTAGAAGACTGGGAGTGACCCAGGCAACACGTTCACCTCAAGTCTTCCTCTTCTTGGCAGTGCCCTCTGTCCCCTGCGAGGTGGACACAGAGAATCTTTCAGAGATTTGTGATCTGAATAATCTCTATAACCATAGCAACTGGCCAACTAGCTGGGCCTTCATTAGCCCCAGGTCAGAACTGGAACCTTTGCTTCAGGTtacttctgcttcctgggctggAAAGCAATTCAGCATGGGGCTGCCTCCAGCTTGGCCAAACCTGCTTTAACTTGCTGAACTGAGTTTGCCCCACCCTGGGCAGTTTCTCTTGAGTTCTTTACCCCCAGGGCAAGCACTCCATCCCCAGAGGTGTGTGCTGTTAAATGGGGAGGAGCTGGAGACAGTGGATATGCATCCTGCCCGAAAAGAGGCTGGACCTCTTGGGTGTCCCACTGACTCTCCAGGTACCAAGATTAAAGGGAAACGAAGGCTCTGGAGATTGTCTCCCATTGCCAGGCTTGCAGCTGGGGCTGCTCGCCTCATCCAGTCTGGCACTCTGGGCCTGCCCCGTGACCTCCGTTGCTGAGCAGCGGCCCAGGCCTCTGCTCCTCCCCCGAGCTCCTCAGATACACTGGGAGGGGGACTGGGATCTGCCCTCTGCCAGGGTCCCTGATGGTTGAGTGTCCCTTCCCCCAGGCCTTCACCATGGCCGAGTCCCCCGGCTGCTGCTCCGTCTGGGCCCGCTGCCTCCACTGCCTGTATAGCTGCCACTGGAGGAAATGCCCCAGAGAGAGGATGCAAACCAGCAAGGTGGAGTAGGGATAGAGGGGGGAGGCTGGAAGTCAGAAGGCAGAGGCCCACTGGAGGGGATAAGAAGGCCAATTGTGCTCATAGACAGCTTGGGGGAAGGGGCTCTCTCTCCCAGGAAGAAAATCTCCCTAAAATATGGAAAGAGCTGCCCCCTGAGCAGAGCAGCCCAACACGGGGCAGGCAGCTCCCTTCAGCTGCCACCTGCTGGGGACTCCGAGCTTCAAGTAGGTATTGGTTATGAGTTTCTCTCCTGCCCCTTTGCAGTGCGACTGTATCTGGTTTGGCCTGCTCTTCCTCACCTTCCTACTCTCCCTGGGCTGGCTGTACATCGGGCTCGTCCTTCTCAATGACCTGCACAACTTCAATGAGTGTGTCATGGATTCCCCCCGCCGCTTCCCCAGCATACATGTCAACCTGCTCCCCACCCTGGGACCCCTAGGCGCCCCACTGCCAGTcatcccccagccctgcccagctccTCAAACCCAGCTCTGCTGCTACCCAATCTCCTTAGAAAATCCCTCCACAAAATCTCAATCCTTGGAGCCCCTGGCCCCGTGAGGGGCTTTCTCCTCACTCCCTTCTAGTCCTCCTGgatccacccaccccacctcccctcAGGCCACTATTGACACCCCTTCCCCCACTTGGacacttccctctcccctcccacagATTCCTCTTCCGCCGCTGGGGACACTGGATGGACTGGTCCCTGGCATTCCTCCTGGTCATCTCTCTACTGGTCACATATGCATCCTTGCTATTGGTGGGTCTGGAGGCCGCTGGCCTaaccccacctctgccttccttcctgcttaGTTCTAGCTCCCTATTCTCATCCTGGCCACTGAGGGAGGGGCTAATTCTTGGGCAGGACGGAGGTACCAGCCTGGGAAGCCCACCTCAGTAACCTTGCTCCCCTCTTGGTGCCCCATCAGTCCCACCACTCTCTGCCCCCAGGTCCTGGCCCTGCTCCTGCGGCTTTGTAGACAGCCCCTGCATCTGCACAGCCTCCACAAGGTACAGTAGGGATGGGAATGCATGGGAGAGGGGGCCACTGGGCCCAGCACTTGGCTGGCTATTTGCTGAGGACCTCACTTTTATACCCCCGGGGGGTCAAGCCCAGGACCTGAAGcccagtaagtatttgttgagtgaaagGAGGAAAGTAGATGTGTCAGGGGAAGGGAAGGGTCGGGTCCCCTCTCCAGAGAGTGAAGGAGCAGCTCACCGACCATAAGCCCAAATTGACCAAGAGGCCTCATTCATCCCTGGGCCCCCAGGTGCTGCTGCTCCTCATTATGCTACTTGTGGCCGCTGGCCTTGTGGGACTGGATTTCCAATGGCAGCAGGAGTGGCATAGCTTGCGTGTGTCACTGCAGGTGAGTGGCCAATCTCCAGTGTCTAGGCAGGAGCCTTGGCTTGCAGCCAACTCTAGAACATATCTTGCTCCTATTCCCCCAAGACTACAGGTAGCTCTCAACTCCAGCAGTCAGGCCCTAAGAGGAAAGCGGGGAGGGGCACTGGAGAAGAGCCCGCCTCACCAGCTCTTGTCCACAGGCCACAGCCCCATTCCTTCATATTGGAGCAGCCGCTGGAATCACCCTCCTGGCCTGGCCTGTGGCTGATACCTTCTACCGTATCCACCGAAGAGGTGCCAATGCCACTGCCCCACTCACCCTTGCTGGCCACTCCTGCTCTGCCACCTGCACTCTGCCTTCCGTCCCCAGAGCTCTCCCCTTGCCCATTCTTGAAAGCctgtcccccactccccacaggTCCCAAGATTCTGCTACTGCTCCTATTTTTTGGAGTTGTCCTGGTCATCTACTTGGCCCCACTATGCATCTCCTCACCCTGCATCATGGAACCCAGTGACTTACCACCCAAGCCTGGGCTGGTGGGACACCGAGGGGCCCCCATGGTGAGTGTTGGACAGAATGCTGGGAGGGTCAGGAAGGTCTGCTCGTCCACGCTACAGCGGCCAGGCCTGTGGGTTCCCAGTCTCCCACCCTCCCCTGCTACCTCATCGCCTATTCCCTTTCACAGCTGGCTCCCGAGAACACCCTGATGTCCTTGCGGAAGACAGCTGAATGCGGAGCTACTGTGTTTGAGACTGATGTGATGGTCAGGTGAGGGAAGCTGGGGCTTAGGGGACCTGGGGGGGCTGAAGGATATGATGACCAGCCCCAGAGCTTGGCCCTCTGACACCCCTTGTGCCCTCAGCTCCGACGGGGTCCCCTTCCTCATGCATGATGAGCACCTGAGCAGGACCACGAATGTAGCCTCTGTATTCCCAACCCGAATCACAGCCCACAGCAGTGACTTCTCCTGGGCTGAACTGAAGAGACTCAATGCTGGGTCCTGGTTCCTAGAGGTGAGGACAGCCTCTGCAAAGAGGCAGCCACCTACAGGGACACTCAGAGAGGGCAGAGTTCATTCTGTTGGTAAGCATTTGCTCAGCCCTGTGCTAGGCAATAAGAACATAGTCTGTGCTCTCACTCAAGTCACTTCCACCTAGTAGAGAGCCTAGGCAGCAGACGATTCAGGAAACCCAGagcaagaaaaacattttcctgCCTGGGAGAGAATCAGGAGTGGATTCATACAGGAGAAGATGAGAGTCTTCTCCTAAGATGCACAAAGCAGGGAACGGGAACTCCATCAGAGGGAAGAGGACATGTAAAACCCAGAAGTCTGAAAAAGGGTGTTTCCAGGAATAAAGTGTGGCTGAATGTAACTGAGAGAGACAATTCATGGGAGTGGTAGGGAGCAGAGGCTTGGCCTTGAAGATCTCCGAATGCCTGGCCCAGAAGTGTCAACTTCAATCCTGTAAGtggtacaaaatatttaaaaggatattgaattttttcAGTTCCTCTTTCCCTGAttgtaaaagtaatacatgttcattgtaaaaagtaaaacatcagagaaataagaaataacataGAAATCAAAGTCTCCCATAGTCCAATCCCTCTGAAATATTCACTGTTAACAgttggatacacacacacagttcccGACTTCTGAGGTTccacttaatgatttttttactttatgatgATTTGAGATTGAtatacattcagtagaaactataCTTAGAGTACCCACATGacaattgtttttcattttcagtacaatattcaataaatcacatgagatattcaatactTCATTACAAAATAGGTTTTGT
This portion of the Macaca thibetana thibetana isolate TM-01 chromosome X, ASM2454274v1, whole genome shotgun sequence genome encodes:
- the GDPD2 gene encoding glycerophosphoinositol inositolphosphodiesterase GDPD2; its protein translation is MGRSWRQWICILPEKRLDLLGVPLTLQAFTMAESPGCCSVWARCLHCLYSCHWRKCPRERMQTSKCDCIWFGLLFLTFLLSLGWLYIGLVLLNDLHNFNEFLFRRWGHWMDWSLAFLLVISLLVTYASLLLVLALLLRLCRQPLHLHSLHKVLLLLIMLLVAAGLVGLDFQWQQEWHSLRVSLQATAPFLHIGAAAGITLLAWPVADTFYRIHRRGPKILLLLLFFGVVLVIYLAPLCISSPCIMEPSDLPPKPGLVGHRGAPMLAPENTLMSLRKTAECGATVFETDVMVSSDGVPFLMHDEHLSRTTNVASVFPTRITAHSSDFSWAELKRLNAGSWFLERRPFWGAKPLAGPDQKEAENQTVPALEELLEEAAALNLSIMFDLRRPPQNHTYYDTFVIQTLETVLNARVPQTMVFWLPDEDRANVQRRAPGMRQIYGHQGGNRTERPQFLNLPYQDLPLLDIKALHKDNVSVNLFVVNKPWLFSLLWCAGVDSVTTNDCQLLQQMRYPIWLITPQTYLIVWVITNSVSTMLLLWTFLLQRRFVKKRGKTGLETAVLLTRINNFMME